In Massilia sp. METH4, the genomic window GGCCTTCCTTCAATTCCGGATTGTCGGCGGCCATCCGGCGGATCTCCATCACGCGGGCGCGGATGCGGCGTGCCAGGCGGTCCTTCATCGCCTGCAGGATGTTGCGGGAGTCGATCATGTGGTGCATCTCATGATTGAACGTGCTGCCGCCCGGGTTCTCGCGCGGTGTAAACAGCACGAAACGCATCGGGAACGTCGTCACGTTCACGGTCACCGGCGAGTTGAAGGTCTCTCCGCCCAGTTGCTGCGGCACGAAGAGGGGATTGGTACGCAACGTGAACTTTTCGTCCGTGAACGGCCGCACGCAACCATCCGTTCGCATGGTGGGGTCGTTGCATGGCCCGTCGAGATCCACGCCGGACACCGCGAAGTTGAAGCAGTAGCGTTCTTCCTCGAAGCGGACATTCACGCGCGGGAACATCGACGGATCGTAGACATTGGGATTGTTGCGCAGCCCTTCGTCCGAGCGCGCCAGCTCCTGCTCTTCGCGGATTTGCGCCAGGAGGCCGATGCCGTGCTCGGCGGCGAAGGGATTCGGGTCCTGCGCGGCGGCGCGCCGGCGCCTGGCCGCGAACGAGGGCAGGGCCGCGAGCGCGGTCGGAAAGCCCTGCGACAGGTCCGGCACGCCCGGTGCCGCCACCAGGTCCTTGCGCAGCCGCAGCGTAAACTCGCGGCCGAGCTGCTTGCGGCCACTTTCCCCCACGCCTTCGCGCTCGTCATCCGGGCCGGTTTCCTCTACCGTCGTGGCCGGCCGTTCCGGTGTGTCGAGGATCAGGCGGCCGGACGTGGGGTCGAAGCGCACCCTGACCATCAGCGGCCCGTCCAGGTGCAGCGCCTGGCGCAGCGGCACCAGCTCGGCGGCCACGCTGCGCACCTGGCGGCGGATCTCGGCGGCATCGGCGGCGCCCTGCACCTGGCCGCGCGGCGTCGGTGGCGAAATGTGGGTGATGCGCTCCAAGGGGTTCACGTCCGCCGCCGTCGGCCCATTCACCTGCATCGGCGTGCTGTCGGTCAGCGGTGCGGGATCGATCACGCTGCGTTGCTTCGCTTCGCCACTGTGGCCGAACATTTCCAGGTCCATCGAGAACGTGGTCTGGCGGCCTTCGACGAAATGGGTGGAGAAGCGGTCCATCGGCGCGTCGTCGCGCCGCGCTGCCACCCACGTATTGAAGGTGACCCTGACCGTCGCGCGGTTCAGGTCATTTCCGGCCTGCACCGTGCGGGAAAGCGGCTGGGACGGGTCCAGCCGCGTCAGGTCCGTGAACACCAGCGGCATGGCCGCCGAAGGCGAATCGGAGAGTTCCGCGGTCGCCCTGCCGGTGGCGTCGAGCCGCTGCACGACTGGCGGCATGAACCACGGCGGGCCGTCGAGGTGCGCCGGCGGCCCGTCGCGCATCGGCACCGGCACGGCTTCGTTGATCGCATGGCCGCTGACGTAGCTGGCCACCCGCTGGTCGGCCACGATCGTCTGCAGGAAGCCGACTTCGTAGCGCGGGAACTGCGCAGCGTCGCCGGCCGCTTGCACGGTGGCGCGGAAGCGGAAGGCCCCGCGCGGCGCGGCGATACGCACCGCGTTACCCGGTTCGGAGATGCGTGGCGTCACCACGGTGGAACTCCCGGTCGCGTCGAAGGCCACGCTGCTGAACGTGAGCGGCGTGGGCGGAGCGGGGCCCTGCTGCTGCGGGTCGATCGCGCCCGGCAGCTGGCGGCTGGGGCAGGGTGGCGGCGTGCTGGCCAGCGGGTCGGCCGTGGGCGCGCGCCACCACCGTTGTGCCGGCACCAGGACCAGCCCCGTGGCCGGATCGGTGCCCGCCGGCGTCATGCAGGGCGGGAAACCGGCCAGCTCCACCAGGAAGATGGCAGCCGGGTGCACGGCCGCGTCGTTCGGCCCGGTGTTCAGGCGCGGTGCCAGGAAGTGGTGGAAGGCCATGTCGATGATGCGCGCGGCGGCGCACAGCACCGGGTTGTCCGCCTCGCTGAACGTTTCGCGGGCCAGCACGATCTCGCGCAGGCCG contains:
- a CDS encoding DUF4157 domain-containing protein — its product is MEHAAAKAPAKPRTAATMAARPGQPAAQSLHQPREAARPPPAHCACGGTCPRCRAKSRLGVGPAGDSFEREADAVADRVMRMPAGARAPTVAAGGAGVQRKCSACESEDEKLVVRAKAAPGGAAPAVVDSVLGGPGQALDGATRRFFDSRFGYDFSAVRVHTGGAAAQSARAINALAYTAGHDIVFGAGQYAPDTDAGRHLLAHELTHVIQQSGGAVPGARLQRQEGATDDEEPEIDFGEVEPSTGVGRPPPEFGERPAEPGCPAVPTNLGDLRPDPPCPTEAVGSIVGSRFQFCMDSDAFIDQRQVDLLRDFARRQRADSLFKVHGFASTDGAAAYNLRLSCHRAKRAARELQNAGVPSQQIRIAAMGETSSFGATQAENRIVIVGADAPAGQVTPDATRRATTLREAADLAIGRIIARDYRLAADAYVSRWTCGTIPSVAEMVRRTTVLVEGENGNATIPRPPANPLDNPRLGHPNVTGLREIVLARETFSEADNPVLCAAARIIDMAFHHFLAPRLNTGPNDAAVHPAAIFLVELAGFPPCMTPAGTDPATGLVLVPAQRWWRAPTADPLASTPPPCPSRQLPGAIDPQQQGPAPPTPLTFSSVAFDATGSSTVVTPRISEPGNAVRIAAPRGAFRFRATVQAAGDAAQFPRYEVGFLQTIVADQRVASYVSGHAINEAVPVPMRDGPPAHLDGPPWFMPPVVQRLDATGRATAELSDSPSAAMPLVFTDLTRLDPSQPLSRTVQAGNDLNRATVRVTFNTWVAARRDDAPMDRFSTHFVEGRQTTFSMDLEMFGHSGEAKQRSVIDPAPLTDSTPMQVNGPTAADVNPLERITHISPPTPRGQVQGAADAAEIRRQVRSVAAELVPLRQALHLDGPLMVRVRFDPTSGRLILDTPERPATTVEETGPDDEREGVGESGRKQLGREFTLRLRKDLVAAPGVPDLSQGFPTALAALPSFAARRRRAAAQDPNPFAAEHGIGLLAQIREEQELARSDEGLRNNPNVYDPSMFPRVNVRFEEERYCFNFAVSGVDLDGPCNDPTMRTDGCVRPFTDEKFTLRTNPLFVPQQLGGETFNSPVTVNVTTFPMRFVLFTPRENPGGSTFNHEMHHMIDSRNILQAMKDRLARRIRARVMEIRRMAADNPELKEGLLTMATIEEIVRQEHQPFLDFFQREFLARGNALHARENRGALPPYRSALPPDWTTFREPPFTGGTRGSLDDGSC